A genomic window from Micromonospora sp. WMMA1947 includes:
- a CDS encoding sulfite oxidase: protein MTQSPSPAEAVHDADRSRQWLAGQAHGPGVDRERLLEVGAAMAAVTAAAAEREPVAVAPAPVGVDPGAPIVKPLPPELLRPLDTNAEMRWPSMAGQGYVVPTDRFFVRNHTVTPHLDAATWRLRLFGDGLRGAPTRDNPVEFDLDELRRLPAEEHAALLECAGNGRRYFAEQQDEPTPGVAWGLGSVGVARWRGVRLGTVLRLAGLRDEAVDVMPEGLDPDYVSGGVNLGRVRRPMPVAKALDDVLLAYEMNGEPLPADHGFPVRVVVPGWVGISSIKWVGAIEVSTTPLFSPWNTQFYRMFGPGHPADGTVLTAQPVRSAFELPWDARVPAGEEVLLTGRSWSGNGPIAHVEVDTGDGWRPADLVAADRGGAWQRWTVRWCPATAGRHVLRARATDSTGAVQPDRAAPNDLAYLFDAVVAHPVTAC, encoded by the coding sequence GTGACTCAGTCCCCGTCCCCCGCCGAAGCCGTCCACGACGCCGACCGGAGCCGGCAGTGGCTCGCCGGGCAGGCGCACGGGCCGGGCGTCGACCGCGAGCGGCTGCTGGAGGTGGGCGCGGCGATGGCCGCGGTGACCGCCGCCGCCGCGGAGCGCGAGCCGGTCGCGGTGGCACCCGCGCCGGTCGGCGTCGACCCCGGCGCGCCGATCGTCAAGCCGCTGCCGCCGGAGCTGCTGCGCCCGCTGGACACCAACGCCGAGATGCGCTGGCCGTCGATGGCCGGCCAGGGGTACGTGGTCCCGACCGACCGCTTCTTCGTCCGCAACCACACGGTCACCCCGCACCTGGACGCGGCCACCTGGCGGCTGCGCCTGTTCGGCGACGGCCTGCGCGGCGCGCCGACCCGCGACAATCCGGTCGAGTTCGACCTCGACGAGCTGCGCCGGCTGCCCGCCGAGGAGCACGCGGCGCTGCTGGAGTGCGCCGGCAACGGGCGCCGCTACTTCGCCGAGCAGCAGGACGAGCCCACCCCGGGCGTAGCGTGGGGACTCGGCAGCGTCGGCGTCGCCCGGTGGCGGGGCGTGCGGCTCGGCACGGTGCTGCGCCTGGCCGGGCTGCGCGACGAGGCGGTCGACGTGATGCCCGAGGGCCTCGACCCGGACTACGTCTCCGGCGGGGTCAACCTCGGCCGGGTACGCCGTCCGATGCCGGTCGCCAAGGCGCTCGACGACGTGCTGCTGGCGTACGAGATGAACGGCGAGCCGCTCCCAGCCGACCACGGCTTCCCGGTGCGGGTCGTGGTGCCCGGCTGGGTCGGCATCTCCTCGATCAAGTGGGTGGGCGCGATCGAGGTCTCCACCACGCCGCTGTTCTCGCCGTGGAACACCCAGTTCTACCGGATGTTCGGCCCCGGCCACCCGGCCGACGGCACCGTGCTCACCGCCCAGCCGGTGCGCAGCGCGTTCGAGCTGCCCTGGGACGCGCGGGTGCCGGCCGGCGAGGAGGTGCTGCTGACCGGTCGTTCCTGGTCCGGCAACGGCCCGATCGCGCACGTCGAGGTGGACACCGGCGACGGATGGCGCCCGGCCGACCTGGTCGCCGCCGACCGGGGCGGCGCCTGGCAGCGCTGGACCGTCCGCTGGTGCCCGGCGACCGCCGGGCGGCACGTCCTGCGCGCCCGCGCCACCGACAGCACCGGCGCCGTCCAGCCCGACCGGGCCGCGCCGAACGACCTCGCGTACCTGTTCGACGCCGTGGTCGCCCACCCGGTGACCGCCTGCTGA
- a CDS encoding selenium-binding protein SBP56-related protein, whose translation MTRWTPDPTFYPSPALAAAAPAEKLAYVAAFDRAGQRPDAIAVLDTDPDSDSYGRVVGWTELPNTGDELHHFGWNACSSALCPTAPHPHVERRYLIVPGLRSSRIHVLDTKPDPRRPNLVKVIEAKELGERAGYSRPHTVHCGPDGIYVSALGGADGQEGPGGIAVLDHTTFEVRGAWEADRGPQFLAYDFWWHYTQDVLVTSEWGTPSMIEDGIIGELLLGRRYGHAIHFWDLARRRHVQRVDLGEQYQMPLELRPAHDPTKSYGFVGVVISVEDLSASIWLWHRDGGTWAVTKVIDIPAEPADPDDLPDLLKPFGAVPPLVTDIDLSVDDRFLHVSCWGTGELIRYDVSDPFHPVRAGSVRLGGIVNRTPHPAYPDEPLAGGPQMVEISRDGRRVYVSNSLYGAWDDQFYPDGVGAWVAKLDVDPDSGGLVPDPRFFPRGEEFRGLRVHQTRLQGGDASSDSYCFP comes from the coding sequence ATGACCCGCTGGACACCCGACCCGACCTTCTACCCCTCCCCCGCGCTCGCCGCCGCCGCGCCGGCCGAGAAGCTCGCGTACGTCGCCGCGTTCGACCGCGCCGGACAGCGCCCCGACGCCATCGCGGTGCTCGACACCGACCCGGACTCCGACTCGTACGGCCGGGTGGTGGGCTGGACCGAGCTGCCGAACACCGGCGACGAACTGCACCACTTCGGGTGGAACGCGTGCAGCAGCGCGCTCTGCCCGACCGCGCCGCACCCGCACGTGGAACGCCGCTACCTGATCGTGCCGGGCCTGCGCTCGTCCCGGATCCACGTGCTGGACACCAAGCCCGACCCGCGCCGGCCGAACCTGGTCAAGGTGATCGAGGCGAAGGAGCTGGGTGAGCGCGCCGGGTACTCCCGCCCGCACACCGTGCACTGCGGGCCGGACGGCATCTACGTCTCCGCGCTCGGCGGCGCCGACGGGCAGGAGGGGCCGGGCGGCATCGCCGTGCTCGACCACACCACGTTCGAGGTACGCGGCGCGTGGGAGGCCGACCGGGGGCCGCAGTTCCTGGCGTACGACTTCTGGTGGCACTACACGCAGGACGTGCTGGTCACCAGCGAGTGGGGCACGCCGTCGATGATCGAGGACGGCATCATCGGTGAGCTGCTGCTGGGGCGCCGGTACGGGCACGCGATCCACTTCTGGGACCTGGCGAGGCGCCGGCACGTGCAGCGCGTCGACCTCGGCGAGCAGTACCAGATGCCGCTGGAGCTGCGCCCCGCGCACGACCCGACGAAGTCGTACGGCTTCGTCGGCGTGGTGATCAGCGTCGAGGACCTGTCCGCCTCGATCTGGCTGTGGCACCGCGACGGCGGCACCTGGGCTGTCACCAAGGTGATCGACATCCCGGCCGAACCGGCCGACCCGGACGACCTGCCGGACCTGCTCAAACCGTTCGGGGCGGTACCGCCGCTGGTCACCGACATCGACCTGTCGGTGGACGACAGGTTCCTGCACGTCTCCTGCTGGGGCACCGGCGAACTGATCCGCTACGACGTCAGCGACCCGTTCCACCCGGTACGCGCCGGCTCGGTGCGCCTGGGCGGCATCGTCAACCGCACCCCGCACCCGGCGTACCCGGACGAGCCACTGGCCGGCGGCCCGCAGATGGTCGAGATCAGCCGCGACGGCCGGCGCGTCTACGTCAGCAACTCCCTCTACGGCGCCTGGGACGACCAGTTCTACCCCGACGGCGTGGGCGCCTGGGTGGCGAAGCTGGACGTCGACCCGGACAGCGGCGGCCTCGTACCGGACCCGCGGTTCTTCCCGCGCGGCGAGGAGTTCCGCGGCCTGCGCGTGCACCAGACCCGGTTGCAGGGCGGCGACGCCTCGTCCGACTCGTACTGCTTCCCGTGA
- a CDS encoding ABC transporter ATP-binding protein, whose translation MATRTAGDLTGPVLTARAVTRSFGPAVVLAGVDLTIAAGETVALLGGSGSGKSTLLRVLAGLDGDAGGEYAVHGTAAVVFQEHRLLPWKRVADNVALGLAGPDVTGRVGRALAEVGLADRGRAWPAELSGGQAQRVAVARALVREPDLLLLDEPFGALDALTRLRMQGLLRRLRAQHGFAALLVTHDVEEALLLADRVLLLDDGVIAEEVPVRLGPSPSPDDPALGALRRHLLDRLGVPAG comes from the coding sequence GTGGCGACGCGGACTGCGGGCGACCTGACCGGGCCGGTGCTCACCGCACGCGCGGTGACCCGCTCCTTCGGCCCGGCGGTGGTGCTCGCCGGGGTAGACCTGACCATCGCCGCCGGGGAGACGGTGGCGCTGCTCGGCGGCAGCGGCTCCGGCAAGAGCACGCTGCTACGGGTGCTCGCCGGGCTCGACGGCGACGCCGGTGGCGAGTACGCGGTGCACGGCACGGCGGCCGTGGTCTTCCAGGAGCACCGGCTGCTGCCGTGGAAGCGGGTGGCGGACAACGTGGCGCTCGGCCTGGCCGGGCCGGACGTGACCGGCCGGGTCGGCCGCGCGCTGGCCGAGGTCGGGCTCGCCGACCGGGGCCGGGCCTGGCCGGCCGAGCTGTCCGGCGGGCAGGCGCAGCGCGTCGCGGTGGCCCGCGCGCTGGTCCGCGAACCGGACCTGCTGCTGCTGGACGAGCCGTTCGGCGCGCTCGACGCGCTGACCCGGTTGCGCATGCAGGGGCTGCTGCGGCGGCTGCGCGCCCAGCACGGCTTCGCCGCGCTGCTCGTCACCCACGACGTGGAGGAGGCGCTGCTGCTCGCCGACCGCGTCCTGCTCCTCGACGACGGCGTGATCGCCGAGGAGGTGCCGGTACGCCTCGGCCCGTCCCCGAGCCCCGACGACCCGGCCCTCGGCGCGTTGCGCCGCCACCTGCTCGACCGCCTCGGCGTACCCGCCGGCTGA
- a CDS encoding ABC transporter permease, with protein MSGPALAEAAPAVVPDRATPRRSRARASRRWRRAVSPVVLVLGWEVAARTGLLAPEKLPAPSAVLATGWRLARDGTLGVHLLDSLTRAALGLLIGGGLALVLGAAAGLLRLGDDMVDPPVQMARMLPHLGLVPLLIIWVGIGESLKVTLVALGAFFPIYFNTYAGIRDIDERLVEAARTCGLGAAARLRHVVLPGALPALFLGLRLAIGAAWLSLVVGEQVNAQTGVGFLMMEAREFSQTDVVVLGLLIYALLGLASDLLIRYAERRTLAWRRGLRAT; from the coding sequence GTGAGCGGTCCGGCGCTGGCCGAGGCCGCCCCCGCGGTCGTACCCGATCGGGCGACGCCGCGGCGGTCGCGGGCCCGCGCCTCGCGGCGGTGGCGGCGCGCGGTGAGCCCGGTCGTGCTGGTGCTGGGGTGGGAGGTCGCCGCGCGGACCGGGCTGCTCGCCCCGGAGAAGCTGCCCGCGCCCAGCGCGGTGCTGGCGACCGGGTGGCGGCTGGCGCGCGACGGCACGCTCGGCGTGCACCTGCTCGACTCCCTCACCCGCGCCGCGCTCGGCCTGCTCATCGGCGGCGGCCTGGCGCTGGTGCTCGGCGCGGCGGCCGGGCTGCTGCGCCTCGGTGACGACATGGTCGACCCGCCGGTGCAGATGGCCCGGATGCTGCCGCACCTGGGCCTGGTCCCGCTGCTGATCATCTGGGTCGGCATCGGCGAGTCGCTGAAGGTCACGCTGGTCGCGCTCGGCGCGTTCTTCCCGATCTACTTCAACACGTACGCCGGCATCCGCGACATCGACGAACGCCTGGTGGAGGCGGCGCGCACCTGTGGTCTCGGCGCGGCGGCCCGGCTGCGGCACGTGGTGCTGCCCGGCGCGCTGCCCGCGCTGTTCCTCGGGCTGCGGCTGGCCATCGGCGCGGCCTGGCTCAGCCTGGTCGTCGGCGAGCAGGTGAACGCGCAGACCGGCGTCGGCTTCCTGATGATGGAGGCGCGCGAGTTCAGCCAGACCGACGTGGTGGTGCTCGGCCTGCTCATCTACGCGTTGCTGGGGCTGGCCTCCGACCTGCTCATCCGATACGCGGAGAGGAGGACGCTGGCGTGGCGACGCGGACTGCGGGCGACCTGA
- a CDS encoding sulfonate ABC transporter substrate-binding protein: protein MRTPRSRRRPLAALLTTLALLAATALTACGGEAADASGGDGPLRIGYQRFGGLSLVKARGDAKNVTWSLFESGPALTEALKAGSIDIGQVGEAPPVFAAAGKIPFSVIGTSAPIPQGEAVLVKADSPYRGFADLRGKTVALNKGSNVHWLLVKLLEANRMTLADINVKYLKPAEGRPAFDNGQVDAWIIWDPYFALAEQPGVRVLADATGLAGNREYVLAAPDAVKNRTDDVRAFLNTYRQTTDWGIANPAERAAVLAPELKIPLDVTTRALNRSAKPLAPVTPEIGAELQAIADSFVELKLVPGPVDIAGRVDGRFNEAFQ from the coding sequence ATGCGTACCCCCAGATCGCGCCGCCGGCCGCTGGCCGCGCTGCTCACCACCCTCGCGCTGCTCGCCGCGACGGCGCTGACGGCCTGCGGCGGCGAGGCGGCCGACGCCAGCGGCGGCGACGGCCCGCTGCGGATCGGCTACCAGCGCTTCGGCGGGCTCAGCCTGGTCAAGGCACGCGGCGACGCGAAGAACGTCACCTGGTCGCTGTTCGAGAGCGGCCCGGCGCTGACCGAGGCGCTCAAGGCCGGCTCGATCGACATCGGTCAGGTCGGCGAGGCGCCGCCGGTGTTCGCCGCCGCCGGGAAGATCCCGTTCTCCGTGATCGGCACGTCGGCGCCGATTCCGCAGGGCGAGGCGGTGCTGGTCAAGGCGGACAGCCCGTATCGTGGATTTGCCGACCTGCGCGGGAAGACGGTCGCGCTGAACAAGGGCTCCAACGTGCACTGGCTGCTGGTGAAGCTGCTGGAGGCCAACAGGATGACGCTCGCCGACATCAACGTGAAGTACCTCAAGCCCGCCGAGGGGCGGCCCGCGTTCGACAACGGGCAGGTCGACGCGTGGATCATCTGGGATCCCTACTTCGCGCTGGCCGAACAGCCGGGCGTACGGGTACTGGCCGACGCCACCGGCCTGGCCGGCAACCGCGAGTACGTGCTGGCCGCCCCGGACGCGGTCAAGAACCGCACCGACGACGTACGGGCGTTCCTGAACACGTACCGGCAGACCACCGACTGGGGCATCGCCAACCCGGCCGAGCGGGCCGCCGTCCTCGCACCAGAGCTGAAGATCCCGCTCGACGTGACCACCCGCGCGCTGAACCGCAGCGCCAAGCCGCTCGCCCCGGTCACCCCGGAGATCGGCGCCGAGCTGCAGGCCATCGCGGACAGTTTCGTGGAGCTGAAGCTCGTACCCGGACCAGTCGACATCGCCGGGCGGGTGGACGGCCGGTTCAACGAGGCGTTCCAGTGA
- a CDS encoding LLM class flavin-dependent oxidoreductase, with protein sequence MSLTFHWFLPTYGDSRDIVGGGHGVPVGTAGGARPASVAYLGQIARTAEQLGFAGALTPTGAWCEDAWLTTAMLTEVTERLKFLVAFRPGLLSPTLAAQMASTFQRLSGGRLLLNVVTGGESAEQRAYGDFLDKDARYARTDEFLHVVRALWRGETVDHDGAHVRVEGARLSRVPDPVPPVYFGGSSGAAGPVAVRHSDVYLTWGEPPAQVAGKLDWIRGLAAEAGRELRYGIRLHVISRDTAEEAWAQARKLLDGIPEADVRAVQDGLRRSESEGQRRMLDLHGGSRDGLEVSPNLWAGFGLVRGGAGTALVGSHTEVADRIAEYHALGLDEFILSGHPHLEEAYWFGEGVLPILRRRGLWRHPAGEPVVEAPAAVPFSPQPVPARG encoded by the coding sequence ATGTCGCTCACCTTCCACTGGTTCCTGCCGACCTACGGCGACAGCCGGGACATCGTGGGCGGCGGCCACGGCGTACCGGTCGGCACCGCCGGTGGCGCCCGGCCCGCGAGCGTCGCGTACCTGGGACAGATCGCCCGCACCGCCGAGCAGCTCGGCTTCGCCGGTGCGCTCACCCCCACCGGCGCCTGGTGCGAGGACGCCTGGCTGACCACCGCCATGCTCACCGAGGTGACCGAGCGGCTGAAGTTCCTCGTCGCGTTCCGGCCCGGCCTGCTCTCACCCACCCTCGCCGCGCAGATGGCGTCCACGTTCCAGCGCCTGTCCGGCGGGCGGCTGCTGCTCAACGTGGTCACCGGCGGCGAGTCCGCCGAGCAGCGGGCGTACGGCGACTTCCTGGACAAGGACGCCCGCTACGCGCGTACCGACGAGTTCCTGCACGTGGTGCGGGCGCTGTGGCGCGGCGAGACGGTCGACCACGACGGCGCCCACGTGCGGGTCGAGGGCGCCCGGCTCAGCCGGGTGCCCGACCCGGTGCCGCCCGTCTACTTCGGCGGGTCCTCCGGCGCGGCCGGTCCGGTGGCGGTCCGGCACAGCGACGTGTACCTGACCTGGGGCGAGCCGCCCGCGCAGGTGGCCGGCAAGCTGGACTGGATCCGCGGGCTCGCCGCCGAGGCCGGTCGCGAACTGCGCTACGGCATCCGGCTGCACGTGATCAGCCGCGACACCGCCGAGGAGGCGTGGGCCCAGGCCCGCAAGCTGCTCGACGGCATCCCCGAGGCCGACGTACGCGCGGTGCAGGACGGGCTGCGGCGCAGCGAGTCCGAGGGGCAGCGGCGGATGCTCGACCTGCACGGCGGCTCCCGCGACGGGCTGGAGGTCTCACCGAACCTGTGGGCCGGATTCGGGCTGGTACGCGGCGGCGCGGGCACCGCACTCGTGGGCAGCCACACCGAGGTCGCCGACCGGATCGCCGAGTACCACGCGCTCGGCCTGGACGAGTTCATCCTCTCCGGCCACCCGCACCTGGAGGAGGCGTACTGGTTCGGCGAGGGCGTCCTGCCGATCCTGCGGCGGCGCGGGCTGTGGCGGCACCCGGCGGGTGAGCCCGTAGTCGAGGCACCGGCCGCCGTGCCGTTCTCACCCCAGCCCGTCCCGGCCCGCGGCTGA
- a CDS encoding NUDIX domain-containing protein, protein MTAYSHCSFCGAAYPAGAGWPRVCSSCGETVWRNPLPVAVAVLPVRTPQGVGVVVVRRDIEPARGQLALPGGFIEYGEEWSEALVRELREETGLLAEAGEARLFAVHGAPAGGTMMVFGVLPERPVGDLPPSAPTEEATEWLVLTDPVELAFSTHTRVLADFLAGQRPL, encoded by the coding sequence GTGACCGCGTACTCGCACTGCTCGTTCTGCGGCGCGGCCTACCCGGCGGGTGCCGGGTGGCCGCGCGTCTGCTCCTCCTGCGGCGAGACGGTGTGGCGCAATCCGTTGCCGGTGGCGGTGGCGGTGCTGCCGGTCCGTACGCCCCAGGGTGTCGGCGTGGTGGTCGTGCGCCGCGACATCGAACCGGCTCGGGGGCAGCTCGCGTTGCCGGGCGGCTTCATCGAGTACGGCGAGGAGTGGTCCGAGGCGCTCGTGCGGGAGCTGCGCGAGGAGACCGGGCTGCTGGCGGAGGCCGGGGAGGCGCGGCTGTTCGCGGTGCACGGCGCCCCGGCGGGCGGCACCATGATGGTCTTCGGCGTGCTGCCCGAGCGGCCGGTCGGTGACCTGCCGCCGTCGGCGCCGACCGAGGAGGCCACCGAGTGGCTGGTGCTCACCGATCCGGTCGAGCTGGCCTTCTCCACCCACACCCGGGTGCTCGCCGACTTCCTCGCCGGTCAACGCCCGCTCTGA
- a CDS encoding NADAR family protein, producing the protein MSIRTVADLTAALQAGQTFTYLHFWGHRPRRDGSVGASCLSQWWPSAFTVDGREFATAEHWMMWHKATLFGDHAIAERVLAAGHPHRAKALGRQVRDFDEATWVARRYEVVVASSVAKFSQDEALRRFLLGTGDRVLVEASPTDRVWGIGLTADDPRAADPATWRGGNLLGFALMEARARLAGPRG; encoded by the coding sequence ATGTCGATCCGTACCGTCGCCGACCTGACTGCCGCCCTCCAGGCCGGTCAGACGTTCACGTACCTGCACTTCTGGGGGCACCGGCCACGGCGTGACGGCAGCGTCGGCGCGAGTTGCCTGAGCCAGTGGTGGCCATCTGCGTTCACGGTGGACGGACGCGAGTTCGCCACCGCCGAGCACTGGATGATGTGGCACAAGGCCACCCTCTTCGGCGACCACGCGATCGCCGAGCGGGTGCTGGCCGCCGGGCATCCGCACCGGGCCAAGGCGCTCGGCCGGCAGGTCCGCGACTTCGACGAGGCGACCTGGGTGGCCCGCCGCTACGAGGTCGTGGTGGCCAGCAGCGTCGCCAAGTTCTCGCAGGACGAGGCGTTGCGGCGGTTCCTGCTCGGCACCGGCGACCGGGTGCTGGTGGAGGCCAGCCCGACCGACCGGGTCTGGGGCATCGGCCTGACCGCCGACGACCCGCGCGCCGCCGACCCGGCGACCTGGCGGGGCGGCAACCTGCTCGGGTTCGCCCTGATGGAGGCCCGCGCCCGGCTCGCCGGCCCGAGGGGGTGA
- a CDS encoding SRPBCC family protein, with product MIDVTGQISAVERRIGDRTLPAGQARVLTIAQTYDAPVADVFDACTNPERIPRWFLPVSGDLRLGGRYQLEGNAGGTVERCDPPHGFAATWEFGDEVSWIEVRLREAGPGRTRFELEHVAHVDDQRWAEYGPGAVGIGWDLALVGLTSHFAAAGEGVDPAAAADWMASDEGRRFVTESSGSWTEASMAAGTPAEEAHAAGARVQAFYTGSPTP from the coding sequence GTGATCGACGTGACCGGACAGATCAGCGCCGTCGAGCGCCGCATCGGCGACCGTACGCTGCCCGCCGGGCAGGCGCGGGTGCTCACCATCGCCCAGACGTACGACGCGCCCGTCGCCGACGTCTTCGACGCCTGCACCAACCCGGAACGGATACCCCGCTGGTTCCTGCCGGTCTCCGGTGACCTGAGGCTCGGCGGCCGGTACCAACTGGAGGGCAACGCCGGCGGCACCGTCGAACGCTGCGACCCGCCGCACGGCTTCGCCGCCACCTGGGAGTTCGGCGACGAGGTGAGCTGGATCGAGGTGCGGCTGCGCGAGGCCGGTCCGGGGCGTACCCGCTTCGAGCTGGAACATGTCGCGCACGTCGACGACCAGCGGTGGGCCGAGTACGGCCCGGGCGCTGTCGGCATCGGCTGGGACCTGGCCCTGGTCGGGCTGACCTCCCACTTCGCCGCCGCCGGCGAGGGCGTCGACCCGGCCGCCGCAGCCGACTGGATGGCTTCGGACGAGGGCCGTCGTTTCGTCACCGAGTCCAGCGGGAGCTGGACCGAGGCAAGCATGGCCGCCGGCACTCCCGCCGAGGAGGCGCACGCCGCAGGCGCCCGCGTACAGGCTTTCTACACCGGCTCCCCCACGCCCTGA
- a CDS encoding metalloregulator ArsR/SmtB family transcription factor, producing MHAFDVLGDPVRRRILELLADGEQPAGVLGETVRREFGISQPAVSQHLKVLREHGFTTVRAEGTRRLYAVDPAPLRDIDAWLDGFRRFWTPPLAALATELARGRRERRLRENTTDDERTEP from the coding sequence GTGCACGCCTTCGACGTCCTCGGCGACCCGGTCCGCCGCCGGATCCTGGAACTGCTCGCCGACGGCGAGCAACCGGCCGGCGTGCTCGGCGAGACCGTGCGCCGCGAGTTCGGCATCAGCCAGCCGGCCGTCTCCCAGCACCTCAAGGTGCTGCGCGAGCACGGCTTCACCACCGTGCGCGCCGAGGGCACCCGCCGCCTCTACGCCGTGGACCCCGCCCCGCTGCGCGACATCGACGCGTGGCTGGACGGGTTCCGCCGCTTCTGGACCCCGCCCCTGGCGGCGCTCGCCACCGAACTGGCCCGGGGCCGCCGCGAACGACGGCTGCGCGAGAACACCACAGACGACGAGAGGACCGAACCGTGA
- a CDS encoding peptidoglycan recognition family protein produces the protein MLRGAVLLGAAAGVGALTQIGSDPGARAAATRVDQPTIANCATWGARPPSSPVSVVASRPNKIIVHHTAFPNTTDYSLAQAYRNSRDIQNLHMDGNGWLDSGQHFTNSRGGYLTEGRHGSLYALLHGQTMVQGAHCVGQNSQAIGIENDGIYVDVQPPQALWNSLVTFCAFTCQQYGIAPTEIYGHKDFNNTQCPGLLHDRLPELRRTVAARLGG, from the coding sequence ATGCTGCGCGGCGCGGTCCTGCTCGGCGCCGCCGCCGGCGTCGGCGCGCTGACCCAGATCGGCTCCGACCCCGGCGCGCGGGCCGCCGCCACCCGTGTCGATCAGCCGACCATCGCCAACTGCGCGACCTGGGGCGCCCGCCCGCCCTCGTCGCCGGTGAGCGTGGTGGCCAGCCGCCCCAACAAGATCATCGTGCACCACACGGCGTTCCCGAACACGACCGACTACAGCCTCGCCCAGGCGTACCGCAACTCCCGCGACATCCAGAACCTGCACATGGACGGCAACGGCTGGCTCGACTCCGGGCAGCACTTCACCAACAGCCGGGGCGGCTACCTGACCGAGGGCCGGCACGGCAGCCTCTACGCGCTGCTGCACGGCCAGACCATGGTGCAGGGCGCGCACTGCGTCGGGCAGAACAGCCAGGCCATCGGCATCGAGAACGACGGCATCTACGTGGACGTGCAGCCGCCGCAGGCGCTCTGGAACAGCCTGGTGACCTTCTGCGCGTTCACCTGCCAGCAGTACGGCATCGCGCCCACCGAGATCTACGGGCACAAGGACTTCAACAACACGCAGTGCCCGGGGCTGCTGCACGACCGCCTGCCCGAGCTGCGCCGTACCGTCGCCGCCCGCCTGGGCGGCTGA
- a CDS encoding lysozyme, translating to MHRSIRSALRAAGAALLATVTVAAATLSGTAPASAAPAGLPGMDVSSYQGNVNWSGAWANGARFAYVKATEGTYYTNPYFAQQYNGSYNVGMIRGSYHFARPDTTSGAVQANYFVDHGGGWSKDGRTLPGALDIEYNPYGATCYGLSQASMRSWIASFVNQYYARTGRWATIYTTTDWWSTCTGNTAQFAANNPLWIARYSSSVGTLPAGWGTYSFWQWSSSGVFPGDQNVWNGSLDRLRVLACNGPC from the coding sequence ATGCACAGGTCGATCCGATCGGCGCTGCGCGCGGCCGGAGCCGCGCTGCTCGCCACCGTCACCGTCGCCGCGGCGACCCTGTCCGGGACGGCTCCCGCCTCCGCCGCCCCGGCCGGACTGCCCGGCATGGACGTCTCCAGCTACCAGGGCAACGTGAACTGGTCCGGCGCGTGGGCCAACGGCGCCCGGTTCGCCTACGTCAAGGCGACCGAGGGCACGTACTACACCAACCCGTACTTCGCCCAGCAGTACAACGGCTCGTACAACGTCGGGATGATCCGCGGCTCGTACCACTTCGCCCGCCCCGACACGACCAGCGGCGCCGTCCAGGCCAACTACTTCGTCGACCACGGCGGCGGCTGGTCCAAGGACGGGCGGACGCTGCCCGGCGCGCTGGACATCGAGTACAACCCGTACGGCGCGACCTGCTACGGGCTGAGCCAGGCGTCGATGCGCAGCTGGATCGCCTCGTTCGTCAACCAGTACTACGCTCGCACCGGCCGGTGGGCCACCATCTACACCACCACCGACTGGTGGAGCACCTGCACCGGCAACACCGCACAGTTCGCCGCGAACAACCCGCTGTGGATCGCCCGCTATTCGAGCAGCGTCGGCACGCTGCCTGCGGGCTGGGGCACGTACTCGTTCTGGCAGTGGTCCTCCTCCGGCGTCTTCCCCGGTGACCAGAACGTGTGGAACGGCTCGCTCGACCGGCTGCGCGTCCTGGCCTGCAACGGACCCTGCTGA